In Bradyrhizobium paxllaeri, the genomic stretch CGAAGCTCGGCTTCGGTGACGGACAGATGCGGCCTCTGGAAAGCAAGTCCCGCCTTGATGTTCTCCCGGCAGTCCATGCCGTCGAGCACGCGGACGAGCTGGAATGTCCGCGCCAGGCCGAGCCGTGCGATCCGATACGACGCCAGGCCCGCGATATTCTGGCCTATCAGGCGGATGGTGCCGGCATCGGGACGCAAGACGCCCGAGATCAAATTGAGCGCCGTCGTCTTGCCCGATCCGTTGGGGCCGAGAAGGCCCATGATTTCGCCTTGCCCCACCACAAAGCCGAGATCGTTCACCGCAACCAACCCGCCGAACGCGCGCCGCAGGCCTTCAACTTCGAGCACACGTGTTGCGGTGTCCTGGTTCATGCGGCCACCCGCTGCGTGGTTTTGCCGCTCGTCCTCGTCGACAGCTTTTCGAACAGTCCTGCGACGCCTCGCGGCAGCATGTAGACGATCAACAGGAAGACGCAGCCGAGGATGATCGTGAACGTATTGGGAAAGCGCGCGCTCAGGAGCTCGAACAGCAGCGTCAGCGGCACGGCGCCGAGCACCGGACCCCACAGCCGGTGAGCGCCGCCGAGCAGCGCCATGATCAGCACCTGAAACGAGATCATCGAATTGAAGGCGATCGACGGCTCGATATAGGTCCAGCGCGGCGCCATGATCGCGCCGACCAGCGTCATGACGGTAGCGCTGATCGTGAACAGGGCGACCTTGGCGAAGGTGGTATTGATCCCGCAATGCTTTGCCACCGTCTCGTCCTCGCCAATCACCCGCAGCGCAAAGCCGAGACGCGAACGCGCGATCAGCCAGCCCAGCAGGAATACGGCTGCGGTCAGCGCCAGCAATTGCCAGTAAATGTCGGCCTGCGTGATGTTGACGAAGACGTAGCGCCCGAGCACGCGCGATTTGTTGACCTCGAACCAGACCACGAGCTGGCGGATCAGTTCGGTGAGACCAAAGGTGAAGATGACGAAGTAGACGCCGCTGAGGCGCAGCGTCGACAGCCCGACGATAGCAGCCACGATGGCGCCGAGCGCCGCGGCGGTCAGCAGCACCAGCGGCCAGGGCAGGATCTCGCCGAGCACGGCAACGGTATAGGCGCCGACGCCGAAGAAAGCGGTCGTTGCCAGCGAGACATAGCGCGTGGGACCTGAGAACAGGCCCCAGGCCGTCGCCAGCACGGTGTATTGCAGCAGGCTAATGGCGAGCGCCAGATAGTAGGCGTTGCCGAGACGCGGCACGAGCGCGAGCAGCGCAAGCGCCGCGAGCGCGAGGGCACTGAAGCCGGCGATACGCGCGCTCATCGTGTGGCCCTGCCAAACAGGCCGGCCGGCTTCACCAGCAGCACGGCGAGAAACAGCGCGAAATTCACCGCGAGCGTAAGTCCGGGATCGACATAGGACGCCACCAGCGCCTCGCTGAGGCCAAGCGCCAGCCCCGCGACCAGGCAGCCCAGCATGTTGCCGACGCCGCCCATCACCACGACGATCAGGGCCTTCATGGTGAAGACCACGCCTGATGACGCACTGAAAGTGAGGAAGGTGCTGACCAGCACGCCGGCTGCGGCGACCAATGCTCCGCCGAGCGCAAAAGTCAGCGCAGAGGCCTGCGGTACATTGATGGCGACGAGCTGGGCCGCGAAGGGATCGACGGCGACCGCGCGCACCGCCGTGCCGGCGCGGGTGCGCGTCAGCGCGGCATAAAGCGCCAGCCCGAGCAGGATGGTGATGCCGAGCGCGGTGAGGCGGTTGGCGGCGACTGTCTCGCCGAGAAACTGCACCGGGAAGGCCAGGAACGAATAGCTGTAATAGGCCCCGCCGAACAGCGCGAGCATCGAGCCCTGAATGACGAAGGTGAGGCCGAAGGTTGCGAGAATGCTGTCGACCTCGAGCGCATCGCGGTTCGGCGCGCGGCGCACCAGCGGGGTCAGCAGTAGCTTGTAGATCGCGAAATTCAAGGCGAAGGCGAGGGGCACGACCAGCGCCAGTCCGACGAAGGGGCTGACGGCCCAGCCCGTGAACAGCCAGTGCGATGCAAAGGCGGCGGCGATCAGGAACTCGCCGTAGGAAAGGTTCATGATGCGCGCAACGCCGTACTGGAGCGTGAGCCCCATGGCGATGAGCGCATACATGCCGCCCAGCATCAGGCCGGTCAGAATGGCGTTGGTCATGGTTTAGCCGGCCGTATCTCTGTCTTGACGTTACGGCGCGACCCACGCCGGCTTCGGCACGATCGCTTTGCGCGCGCCTTCGTTGCCGGCCGGTGCGATGCCGTAGAACTCGCCATCCTGCCACTGGCCGACCCACCAGTAGCGCGTCGGCATGTTGTTCTCGAGCTTGACCTTGCCGATCACGGTATCGAACATGCCCGTCTGCAGGTCCTTGATCACGGCGGCGCGGTCGACCTTGCCGACGCGTTCGATGGCCTGCTGCAGCATCTGCAGGCTGGCATAGGTCACCGCACTCGCCCAGCGGTCCGGCTCGGCGCCGTTGGCGGCGGAGGCCTTGTGGCGGGCGAGGTAATCCTTGATCGCCGGGCTGTCGCCGCTCCAGCCGCCGATGCCCATCACGCCCTCAGTATTCTTGCCGAACTTTTGCTTGTAGAGCGGGAAGGCGGTGCCGACGCCGGTGTAGAAAACTTTTGGATTTAGGCCTGCGATACGCGATTGCTCGGTCAGCGCCAGCGTATCCGGCGGATAGCTGAAGGCGATGAAGACGTCGGGATTGAGCGCCTTGATCTCGTTGACGATCGGCGCAAGGTCCTGCGTGCCGATCGGATAGGTCTTGTCGTAGGCGAGCTTGAACTTCGCGTTGGTGAGTGCCGGCCGCGCCGCGCCGGACAGATCGATGCCAAACCCGTCGGCGATGCTGACCATCGCCACGGTGTCGCCGATCTTCTTTTCATCGCGCAGTTTGTTCAGGAGTTCGACCAGCGATTTCGCGGCGTCCGCTGATGTGCCGAGCAGCCAGAAGCTGTTGGGCCAGCGCTTGGCGAGTTCCGGCGCGCGGTCGGTCACGGCTGTGGCGGCGAGGTGCGGATAGCCTTCGCGGTTGAGCGTCGGACCGACCGCGAGGTTGAGGCCGGTGCCCCATGGCGGCAGGATGAAATCGACCTTGTCCTGGTTGATCAGCCGTTCCAGCGCGCGCACTGCCTCTTCGGCGTTGGAGCGGTCGTCATATTGCACCACCTCGATCGGGACGCGCTTGTCGCCGAGTTTGATGCCACCGGCGGCATTCACTTCCTTTACCCACAATTCGTAGTTGGGAATCGTGGTGACGGCGGCGCCGCCGGTATTCGGACCGGTGCGCGAGATCGCGTAGCCGATCTTGATCGAGGTCTGGGCTTCGGCAATGGCGGTCAGGCCGATGGTGGCGGCGCAGGTCGCGGCGGCCAGCAGTGCGGCACGCCGCGTCAAACTTGTCGTCATGTTCTCCTCCCGGGATGGTTCGACCGGCGCCATTGAACTGGCGCTCATGATCGTGCTGACGTTAGGGGAGGTCCCGGGAGGCTTGGAATTGGACGAAGCCGGGGAAAGATTGTACTTTTCTGGCAAACGCCCCGGTTTACTGGCGGCGGATTGTCTCAGGAGGGGCGGGCATGGCGGCATCACCAGCACTGAACGGACTGCCGGTCGGCATTGCGCTGGCGGTGCGTGCGGAGGCATTTTCGGCTGATCTGGCGG encodes the following:
- a CDS encoding branched-chain amino acid ABC transporter permease, translated to MSARIAGFSALALAALALLALVPRLGNAYYLALAISLLQYTVLATAWGLFSGPTRYVSLATTAFFGVGAYTVAVLGEILPWPLVLLTAAALGAIVAAIVGLSTLRLSGVYFVIFTFGLTELIRQLVVWFEVNKSRVLGRYVFVNITQADIYWQLLALTAAVFLLGWLIARSRLGFALRVIGEDETVAKHCGINTTFAKVALFTISATVMTLVGAIMAPRWTYIEPSIAFNSMISFQVLIMALLGGAHRLWGPVLGAVPLTLLFELLSARFPNTFTIILGCVFLLIVYMLPRGVAGLFEKLSTRTSGKTTQRVAA
- a CDS encoding branched-chain amino acid ABC transporter permease; amino-acid sequence: MTNAILTGLMLGGMYALIAMGLTLQYGVARIMNLSYGEFLIAAAFASHWLFTGWAVSPFVGLALVVPLAFALNFAIYKLLLTPLVRRAPNRDALEVDSILATFGLTFVIQGSMLALFGGAYYSYSFLAFPVQFLGETVAANRLTALGITILLGLALYAALTRTRAGTAVRAVAVDPFAAQLVAINVPQASALTFALGGALVAAAGVLVSTFLTFSASSGVVFTMKALIVVVMGGVGNMLGCLVAGLALGLSEALVASYVDPGLTLAVNFALFLAVLLVKPAGLFGRATR
- a CDS encoding amino acid ABC transporter substrate-binding protein, with the protein product MTTSLTRRAALLAAATCAATIGLTAIAEAQTSIKIGYAISRTGPNTGGAAVTTIPNYELWVKEVNAAGGIKLGDKRVPIEVVQYDDRSNAEEAVRALERLINQDKVDFILPPWGTGLNLAVGPTLNREGYPHLAATAVTDRAPELAKRWPNSFWLLGTSADAAKSLVELLNKLRDEKKIGDTVAMVSIADGFGIDLSGAARPALTNAKFKLAYDKTYPIGTQDLAPIVNEIKALNPDVFIAFSYPPDTLALTEQSRIAGLNPKVFYTGVGTAFPLYKQKFGKNTEGVMGIGGWSGDSPAIKDYLARHKASAANGAEPDRWASAVTYASLQMLQQAIERVGKVDRAAVIKDLQTGMFDTVIGKVKLENNMPTRYWWVGQWQDGEFYGIAPAGNEGARKAIVPKPAWVAP